From the genome of Gracilinanus agilis isolate LMUSP501 chromosome 2, AgileGrace, whole genome shotgun sequence, one region includes:
- the SH2D7 gene encoding SH2 domain-containing protein 7, whose protein sequence is MEDRMRPADPEKWVSPMDMESQAMDVLKDLAIKWFMETQAPLILQNGTLPEWFHGFITRKQTEELLRDKPVGCFLIRLSDRAIGYILSYRGYNRCRHFVINQLQNRRYLISGDTCNHPTLTALISYYQGAKIEPFGETLTTACPRPAENSLYDAISLNLLMVAPPESTSPSMEKQEPGDLEYLRSAKDKDPKTNSTPKPKTSFLHSKKSLEECPWKLSEEDKDFPDEAPPLPERSSSFLMESISGRNSGNIVYAELKKKNQNQQSLSLESSDIPSQIPSSGRESQGRFNTLSGEEVTPKTKEASLLTSLNATTFPEIKVDSIKKSPTVPQGTVLDSSLPVPMSTSPGDRSNMSNPSHHQASPRAQGSPESIGSGQGFAIHAVPQAFGNLAPNKSRDPSPSGTFELMPKVNNSYSLEDQDQDWGSHAYEPLPARLPKSAFLPFIPIYNQLESPRGSVDNTYEKIPGSQAVPSPTLPSNPYEQIPISKAPETKQSHSHKAEKHRRFFFTDRKNKQ, encoded by the exons ATGGAGGACAGGATGAGGCCTGCAGACCCAGAGAAGTGGGTGAGTCCCATGGACATGGAAAGCCAGGCCATGGACGTGCTCAAAGACCTCGCCATCAAATGGTTTATGGAGACCCAGGCGCCCCTCATATTACAAAATGGCACCCTTCCTGAGTGGTTCCATGGATTCATTACAAGAAA GCAAACTGAAGAGCTGCTTAGAGACAAACCAGTTGGCTGCTTTCTCATCAGGCTAAGTGACAGGGCCATTGGCTACATCCTTTCATACAG GGGGTACAACCGTTGCCGCCACTTTGTGATCAATCAGCTTCAGAACCGGAGGTACCTCATCTCTGGAGACACCTGCAACCACCCCACACTCACTGCCCTCATCAGCTACTACCAGGGAGCAAAGATAGAGCCCTTCGGGGAGACCCTCACCACCGCCTGTCCTCGG CCTGCAGAGAATAGCTTGTATGATGCCATCTCCCTGAACCTCTTGATGGTGGCCCCACCAGAGTCAACCAGTCCCTCGATGGAGAAGCAAGAACCGGGGGACTTAGAATACCTGAGATCTGCCAAAGACAAAGACCCCAAGACCAACTCCACTCCAAAGCCCAAGACTTCTTTTCTCCACTCCAAGAAATCCCTAGAAGAATGCCCTTGGAAGCTCTCAGAAGAGGACAAGGAT TTTCCAGATGAAGCCCCTCCTCTGCCTGAAAGAAGTTCATCGTTTCTGATGGAATCCATCAGTGGCAGAAACTCAGGAAACATTGTGTATGCagagctgaagaaaaaaaatcagaaccagCAAAGCCTGAGCCTGGAGTCCTCTGACATTCCCTCGCAGATCCCTTCCTCTGGCAGAGAGTCCCAGGGAAGGTTTAACACTCTAAGTGGAGAAGAAGTGACTCCAAAAACCAAGGAGGCCTCACTCCTCACTTCTCTAAATGCCACCACATTCCCAGAGATAAAGGTGGATTCCATCAAGAAGTCTCCCACTGTTCCCCAAGGCACTGTGTTGGATAGCAGCTTGCCTGTGCCTATGTCAACATCTCCTGGAGATAGAAGCAACATGTCAAACCCCTCACATCATCAGGCCTCTCCCAGGGCTCAGGGCTCCCCTGAATCCATAGGGAGTGGTCAAGGATTTGCCATCCATGCTGTTCCTCAAGCCTTCGGAAACCTGGCACCCAATAAGTCCAGGGACCCCAGCCCTTCAGGTACCTTTGAACTCATGCCCAAGGTGAACAACTCTTATTCTTTGGAAGATCAGGACCAGGACTGGGGCAGCCATGCCTATGAGCCTCTCCCTGCTAGGTTGCCCAAGTCAGCCTTTCTGCCATTCATACCCATCTATAATCAGCTGGAAAGCCCCAGAGGCAGCGTGGATAATACTTATGAGAAGATCCCAGGAAGCCAGGCAGTGCCTTCACCTACCTTACCAAGCAACCCCTATGAGCAGATCCCTATCTCGAAGGCCCCGGAGACTAAGCAGTCACACTCACACAAG GCTGAAAAACACCGAAGGTTCTTCTTCACTGACCGGAAGAATAAACAGTAA
- the CIB2 gene encoding calcium and integrin-binding family member 2, whose protein sequence is MDYRKNPIVTVPMSVIIQMPEFKENPFKERIVSSFSEDGEGNLTFNDFVDMFSVLCESAPRELKASYAFKVFDFNNDNFICKSDLELILARLTKSELEEEEVVLVCDKVIEEADLDGDGKLSYADFEDMIAKSPDFVSTFHIRI, encoded by the exons ATGGACTACCGAAAGAACCCCATAGTCACCGTGCCCATGTCGGTCATCATACAAATGCCTGAGTTCAAG GAGAATCCCTTCAAGGAGAGAATTGTGTCATCTTTCTCTGAGGATGGCGAGGGCAATCTCACCTTCAATGACTTTGTAGACATGTTTTCAGTACTCTGTGAGTCAGCACCGAGAGAACTCAAAGCAAGCTATGCCTTTAAGGTCTTTG ACTTCAACAATGACAACTTTATCTGCAAGTCAGACCTGGAACTGATCCTGGCTCGGCTGACCAAGTCCGAACTAGAGGAAGAGGAGGTGGTTCTCGTGTGTGATAAGGTCATTGAAGAGGCTGATCTGGATGGAGATGGAAAACTCAGCTATGCAGACTTTGAGGACATGATTGCTAAATCCCCTGACTTTGTGAG CACTTTTCACATTCGGATTTGA